The Deltaproteobacteria bacterium genome segment GTTGACCATCAGGGCAAACCGCGCCATGTCTCCATCCGGCAAAGGGAAGTAGCCGACATAGGTGTTGGCGCCATCCAAAGTTCCGGTTTTGGCCAGAAAAACCTTGTCGTGAATCGGGAGGAGGCCCTGATTGGCCTCAAAATATTTCAAAAGCGCCACCATTTGACGGGGAGTGACGCGGGTCTGCCGCGAAAGGCCGGAACCCTCGGCCAGGCTGAAATTGTTCCAGCCGACATTGTTTTTCAAAAAACTCTTCAGCACGCTCACCCCCTTTTCCACCGTCGCCGGCGGCCCCAACTGCCTTCCCCCCATCGCCAGAAAAAGCTGGTTGGCGGTAAAGTTGGTGGAAAAATCAAGCATCCCGCGAATCACCTCCTTAAGCGGTTTTGATGATTCGTGACGATAGATGATCTCCGCCGCAAAGGGGACATGGCCCGGCCGGATGGTTCCCGTCACGGGCACTCCCTCCTCTTTTAAAAAGGCGGCGAGCAATTCCCCGACATAGAGCCGCGCCTTTTCGGGGTTGCCTCCAAGATTAATCCGGTGCGTTCCGGCCCTTAATTTTTTGGCCATCGCCTCCGCAATGGGGGTGATCGGCGTCTGCGGTTCGGCCGAAACGACCTTGCCGTTTTTGAATTTTTTTATGTTGATGGTGTTGAAGTTGGCCAAAAGGGCGCCGTTCAAGGCGTCGTAAGGGTTGTTCGAACGCTCCACGCCGTCGATGACGATGTGCGCATCGAAATAGCTGTCGTCCAGAATAATGTCGCGGACGGCATCAACCCCCTTCGCGTCAAGGACCCCCGCGATGCGCTTGAGCTCCTGCGAGAGGAGGAGGGGATCGCCGTATCCCTTCACCGCGAGGTCGCCATCTTCGGTTTTGTAAAATTCGGTGGCGAACCGGTAGTCCCTTCCAAAAACATGCAGGGCGCAGGCGGCGGTGGCCATCTTGATGGTCGATGCGGGAATGAAAGGCTCATCGGCACGGTGCTCCAGAAGCGTTTTTCCGTTTTCGTCGGTGACAAGGACACCGCCGTTTTTAAGCGCCTTGATGAACGGGGCCTGCCAATCCCCGGCGAAGGCGGGAGAAGAAAGGAAAAGAAGGAAAAAGAAAAAGAGCCGGCGCATTTTTTCCCTCTATGCCGGAACCGCCGGGGCCGCGGCCGTTTCCCCCTTTTTCTTTTTCACCACGACGATGGCAATAATGACAAGAAGCCCTGCCACGACAAGAAGCGCCCAGAGGTTGGCGATGATCAGCGTGGCGAGCCACAGCACAAAGGCAATCGCCCCGGTAACCAGGCCGATCATCCCGCGCCCGAGGGCGCCCAGAACGGGAATTTTTTCCATGACGACGAGGATCGGCCCCAGAATCATGTTCATGCCGATCCACATCATGAAGAGCGAACCGATGCGGATGATCCAGGTGATCATCCGGTGCTGTCTTTCCAGCATGGCGGCGAACATTTCCGCCGTGCCGGGATAGACGCCCAGAAAGGTTCCCGTTTTGCGGTAGATGTGCGGGGTAATCCAGTTCCCGTCCCAATCCCCTACAACGGTCCCGGTCTTGTTGGCGGGATAATAGGCGTACGAAATCCGAAGGTCGCCGATCTGGGGAGACGCCAGTGGCGCCGCCACCGACCCGGACTGGGGGCTCGATTCGGGGCTTTGCGCCGAGGCGAGCAGTGGCAGATAGAGATATTTTCCTCCGGCGCTCAACACCGTTTTGCGCCCCTGAAAGTCGCCGGCTGTCTGGTTTTGTTCCAGACTCATGTCCGAAAGCTCGTAAAATTCGGCGTTCCCGGCGTCAAAGGCGAGTTCACCCACCGTTGCATTTTGTATCTTGAAGCTTTCATCATTTACCGTCATCGGGGGATTTTCGTGTCCCCCCGGGGTGTTGAAATTTGAGGAGTTGGAAGGAAAGGAGGTCCACTCCTTTGTGTAGGTGTAGGTCTTGATTTCCTCCTCCCCCCGTTCCTCGGTTTTTACGTCTTCGTCCCAGGCGTACATTTGCACGTTGCGTTCGAGCTGAAGGATGTTTTCGCCGGATAAACCGGGAAGGAACTGCGGATCAGTGACGCTTTCAGCGGAAGAGACAATCCCCGTGGTTTTGATGAGGGGGCTCTCCTTGATGGCGGGCGTTCCAGCCGGTTCCACTCTCGTTGCCTGTTGAACGAACTCCGCCAGATTCTGCCGCCCTTCGCCCCACCACAGAAGGGGGAAGGCGCCAATAAACAGGATGAAACCGAAAAAGATCCCCTTGATGGAATCGGCAAGCCTGCCGCCGAATCCCTTTCGTTTGGTCACCACAGAGACGACATCGGGCATAGAACCTCCTTTAAGTTAAAAGACAGATTTTAAAAGAAATCGGGCGTGGCATCAAGGCGAAAGAAAACGGGGTTTTCATCCATTAAAATTTATCGTCCCTTCGTTCGTTAATAGCCAATGATGCAGAAACTTCGCGTTATCTTGTCCGGCTTGGCCCTTTTTT includes the following:
- a CDS encoding D-alanyl-D-alanine carboxypeptidase, translating into MRRLFFFFLLFLSSPAFAGDWQAPFIKALKNGGVLVTDENGKTLLEHRADEPFIPASTIKMATAACALHVFGRDYRFATEFYKTEDGDLAVKGYGDPLLLSQELKRIAGVLDAKGVDAVRDIILDDSYFDAHIVIDGVERSNNPYDALNGALLANFNTINIKKFKNGKVVSAEPQTPITPIAEAMAKKLRAGTHRINLGGNPEKARLYVGELLAAFLKEEGVPVTGTIRPGHVPFAAEIIYRHESSKPLKEVIRGMLDFSTNFTANQLFLAMGGRQLGPPATVEKGVSVLKSFLKNNVGWNNFSLAEGSGLSRQTRVTPRQMVALLKYFEANQGLLPIHDKVFLAKTGTLDGANTYVGYFPLPDGDMARFALMVNDPVPFDYKFKLAKMLYNGLHGLPVAKTR
- a CDS encoding TMEM43 family protein, which translates into the protein MPDVVSVVTKRKGFGGRLADSIKGIFFGFILFIGAFPLLWWGEGRQNLAEFVQQATRVEPAGTPAIKESPLIKTTGIVSSAESVTDPQFLPGLSGENILQLERNVQMYAWDEDVKTEERGEEEIKTYTYTKEWTSFPSNSSNFNTPGGHENPPMTVNDESFKIQNATVGELAFDAGNAEFYELSDMSLEQNQTAGDFQGRKTVLSAGGKYLYLPLLASAQSPESSPQSGSVAAPLASPQIGDLRISYAYYPANKTGTVVGDWDGNWITPHIYRKTGTFLGVYPGTAEMFAAMLERQHRMITWIIRIGSLFMMWIGMNMILGPILVVMEKIPVLGALGRGMIGLVTGAIAFVLWLATLIIANLWALLVVAGLLVIIAIVVVKKKKGETAAAPAVPA